From the Aspergillus puulaauensis MK2 DNA, chromosome 1, nearly complete sequence genome, the window AACGCCCGAAGCCCGAGGCGACTGAAACCGAAACCCAAAACTGATCAATTGTATGCACATATAAGCGGTGTCGATTCATAAATTAACTGGAGTGTTAGATTAGACACAGTATATTTACCAATGCATTACGTGTTTATGACTAGTCATTTTAAAGGTTCCATTACGTTATCTAGGGTTGAACTCGGAGTCCTAATACTATTTCCCTAGAAGCTGTCCACGCTGTCTAGATTTATACAGCGAGGCCGTCTTATCTTGTTCATTTACACCTCTGTCCTCCATCATAAAACATAACATCTTGTAGCTcagatagtatatagtagtatattatatgAAATTTCTCAAAGTCATGCAATCTAAATACTGTCTCGCCTACCGCTACTTTGAAATGCCCAACTCCGCCAAAATCGACTCGTTATGCTCACCCACTTTCGGCACTGCATCCATTCGCGCACGGAACCCTTCTTGCTCGGGACTGAACCcagggggaagaagagccggtACAATACCTTCAGGCGTCTGCACCTCTGTCCACCGGCCTCGTGCGCGGAGCTGTGCATGGTCCCAAACTCCCTGCATATCATTCACGTTGGCGTTCGCGATAGAAGCCTTATCGAGCCGGCGAGTGGCTTCCTCCGACGTAATATCGGCAAAGGACTTGCAGATGATATCCTTCAGCGCGTCGCGGTTCTTGTCACGCAGCGAGTTGTTGCAGAAGCGCGCGTCTGTAGCAAGCTCAGGCTGCGAGAGAACAATAGTGCAGAAGTTGGCCCATTCACGCTCATTCTGAATGCCTAGCATCACCGATCCGTCGCCCGTCTCGAAGGGACCGTATGGGTAGATCGAGGCGTGGGACGCACCGGCGGGCACAGGGCCTGGGGCGCCGTTGAAAGCGTAGTACATCGGGAATCCCATCCACTCGACCATGCTCTCCAGCATTGAGATGTCGATATGGCTCCCACGTCCGCTTTTCGAGCGCTGCAGGATAGCCGCTATAATGTTGCTGTAGGCGTACATGCCAGATGCAATGTCCGCAATGGATATCCCGACTTTCGCTGGCTCTTTGCCTGTGCCGGTAACAGAGAGCATGCCGGCTTCGCTTTGGACAAGGAGGTCATACGCCTTCTTGTCTCGGTACGGACCATCCTGTCCATAGCCGGAGATGTCACAGACGATCAGTGATGGGTGGGTTTCCTTCAAGGCCTGAAATGAAAGGCCCAGCCGGGCACTCGCACCCGGTGCGAGGTTCTGCACAAGCACATCTGCCTTGCCGAGCAGGCGCATCAAGACCTCGTggtccttgggcttcttcaCGTCCAGCGCAAGACTCTCTTTCGACCGATTCGTCCAGACGAAATGCGATGCTAGCCCGTTCACCCGTGTGTCGTAGTTCCGGGCAAAGTCGCCAACTCCCGGTCGTTCCACTTTGATCACCCGCGCTCCCATGTCTGCCAGTTGCCTTGTGCAAAATGGGGCTGCGATCGCTTGTTCTAAACTGACGACTGTGATTCCAGCTAGAGGACCTTGGTTATTGGCATTGGACCTGCGTGTGGCGGATAGTGAGAAGCATCGTACGCCTCCTGCTATTGCTCGCTGCGAGAGGCAGCGGGGGTTTGGTATTGATAACCTGGCGAACATCTTGAGATGGATCTGTGACCTGTGAAAGCGAGATGCGGCCAAGCAGCTTGATACCACCAGGGGATAAGTCCGATTTATAGAGAATCCGACGTCTATCGTTGTCGGTAATTCAAGCGGAGAGCATTCAGAGGAACATGTCGGTTACTTAGAACATATAACCGAGGCGCATAGTTAGTAGCCTTCTCCAGATCGTCAGGCCCCATACCCCAATTCTTGTCTTCCATATTCTCCAACTCTTTGTATACTGGAAATTAATAGACTGGGATTCGGAAAAGCAGTTTGTGTTTCTGTCCCGAAAGCGCCGTGTTGGTAGAGTGCTGATAAGGGGAGTTAACAATGTATGGTGagaaaatatatagctattgCAACCGCCTCTAGGTGGACAGGTTCAGTTCTATGAAACAAGCATAGATAGACTCAAAAAACGACATAAATGAAGTCTGGTTTCTTAAATACTCatgataaaaaaaaaaaaactctCAAAGCCGATAGAAGTATTCAAGCCCAAATGTTGCTCCCGCAGAAGAAAAACACTCCGCCACCGCCAACCACCGCAGCAACTTTCAactctcaacaaccacctcggAGTGAGAGCTTCAGGCAGCTCACCCACCTCTACACCACTCCTCTCTCTCATTTAAAACCACATAGCCATTCTCTACTTAACATTAAATCCAGACCGCCAAAATGTCCACCGACGACCTAAAATCCCATGCCACCTCTGGCACCCACGACTTCTAcgccctcctcgacatctCACCCGCAGTGGCCTCGACCGAAATCCGACGCGCATATCGACGCACAGCCCTCAAATACCATCCGGATAAGATTACCAACCCGACGCAGGAAGACATCGACAagttccacctcctccaaatCGCAAATGATGTTCTTTCCGACCCGACGGTGCGTCAGCTGTATGATAATGCACGGGAGGCGCGGGAGCGCAAGAAGCGCGAGCATGATATGATGGACGCGGCGAaaaggaagatgaaagatgatttagaggcgagggagagagctggggctgctggagGTGTGGGTGCGCAACGCGGGGTGAAGAGGGCTTGGGGCGCTATGGGTGATGACGACACGGAGGAAAAGCTGGCACGGGAGATTGAGAGGATTGCGGAggatgggaggaggaggcgtagggaggcggaggagaagttgaggaaggaggttgaggaggacgagaagaggCTGcgtgaggaggaagaggagaagcagcgGGTTAAAGATCGGAGTTCGAAGCGGGTTGATCGATCAAATGAGGGCGGGAAGAATGTCCCTGAGCAGGAGCGCGCGGTGAAGGTGCGCTGGGTTAGGGAGGGACGGGGCTTGGATATCGACAAGGACCGCCTGACGGTGTTGTTTGCGCCATTTGGTGCAATCGAGAGTGTTCTTGTCCTGAAGGACAGAAGGCAACGGCTTGGGGataagaaggagaagaagaccgtTGCGACGGGGGTGATTGTCTTCGCTTCCATTGTTAGTGCGCATACTGCCGTGCTGGATAGCGAGAAATTCATGCACGAGAGCCTCTCCCGGACGGCCAGCGACTGGAACGTGATCGACTCTGTCTTTTGGGCCACGGGAGAGCAACCAGAGCTAGCAGGACGAAACACGGGCCCTGCATCTCCGCAAAGCCAGGGACAAGCCGCTCCTTCACCGAAGGAGCAGAGTGCACCAGCCTCAGCTCCCAAACCCACTTTCAGTTTCGCTGGGCTCAAGGCTGCAGGATCTGGCGGGCAGTCAGGGAAAGCGCCTTCTTTCGGTTCTTTCGCATCAGCAGCTGGTGGTTCCAAACCAGCGCCCCCTGCTGAGTCGGCGAATGGCGTGAAGACGCCCAGTTTGGAAGAAGTCACGCTGATGCGGTTGAAGAATGCGCAACGTGAAAAGGAGCGAAAAGCGATGGAAGAGCAACtgaggaaagaagacgaagctgCTGATGCCGCTGAGGATGCAGCCACGAGAGGCTAATTGTCTACATATAGAAAGGACAAAGGCGTTCTATGATTTCTACATGATTTGCTTAAAGATACCCTTGCATTATTCTCCAGGAGTTTGTACTTCTTGCATTGTGGCGTTATACAAATCTAGAATAACTGTACAGTAGTATACAATAACGACCATTGAATCATTTCATCGTTGagccccttcttcctccaattGGTCTACATAATCTTTCGCGCGGTGGCCTTCGCGATTAGTGTCGTTGGCTTTAGCACCGCCAGCCTCGATAAAATCCCTCGTCCATGATGGCACAATCGGCTTAATCTTCACCTCTCCGCTTTCCGGGGCATCTGGTGTTTCCGAACCATCCCAGGAAATCTTAAACTCCTGGTCAGGGCTGAATTGAGTGGCCTCGCCAGTAAGTGCGATATCAGTCATCATCTCCAAGCGACACAGCGCAAGTCCGATATTGCCAATACCTCCTAAGAACTTCCCTGCACTGCGGCCCTTACGCGGTCCGATCTTGGAGATATTCGATCCtgaaggaggcagagaaagCTCGACGGAGGGATCATAAACGGGCACATCCGAAGATAAATCAGTGCTTATATCACCTTCGTACAGCTGGACGGGTAGAACTCGCTTCCGCACAACACCTCTATGGTGTGTCCGGATTGTGAGTTCTTGACCGACATAGCAGCCCTTGCGGAAATCAACGCCCTTCATCATATCCATATTGTACTCCAGTGGCAGCGCCGACTCGCCCACAACTTCGGCCTGGCCTTCCGCAACACCATGAAGAATCCGACGGACGGTATACCCATCTAAACCGACCTCCGAGCCCGCAACCTGCGTCTCATCAGGGAAGTGCGCTCGCAGGTCCTCCGCACCGGGGATGATTAAACGGGATCCGAACCCAGGTGCCCGAGTATCCACACATCCAACAATCGAGGCCTCTGATGGAAACGGTGAGGACGTAGGTGACTCCAGATTATACGCCGCCCAGCGCGGCTCACTATGATCCTTCCAAGACGCCCAGACCGTTCGCTCGCCCTCATCCAGAGCGCGCAGTTTTAACTTGGCCCGCAGCTTATGTTTCTTCAGGTGCTTCAAGAGCTTCGGTACAGCGTCCTTATCCACTTCCACCAGCCATGCCGGTTCATCCGGTGAAGCTGCCTCCGTCGGGGGCAGCGGGTAAACAAAAGCGTCGTTTAGAATTCGGCCGTGAGAGTTGAGAAAGGCAGCGTATGTTCCTGTGTGTCGTACCCTGCGGTTTGGATCATTCGCAATGAACATATTCTGTGTGACTAGACCCTGTAGAAACGTCGTACTATCGACGCCCGTGATGGAGATTAACCCTCTGTTCGTGAGGCGAGCATATCCGGCTTGCGGGGGAGATGGCGGAGCTCGGGGTTGCTGAGTGGAAAGCGATCGCCATTGGATTGAGCAACGGGTGCATATTGACTGCGGGAGTGTCGTGCGGCGCATCATACTGACTAGAACCTCTCTTTGCCAGCGTTGATGAAGCTTGGAGAGTTGACAAATCGACCGGGGACAATGACATTTAACCCTTTTATAGGTAGGCGGTGACCAAAAGCGGCAGTATTCTACTCATACGTAATAATTATTTGGACCTCGGGCTTCGAACCCGATATCGTGGGTTCCCTTGTTAACGTATAAttatcaaaaaaaaaaacaaaaaaaaaaaaaattataccAAGTCTAGAATACAAGTAGACATATGCAATGCTAAAGAAAATCAATAACTAACAGATTATTTACTTCCTTTAGCGACCCCTTCCAAAAATCCAAGTAAAAATGCTTTGTTGGCAGGGGACGCAACTCGGTCAATGCTGGATCCCTGGTCACTGGGCACTCCATTGCCAGCTGGGTGGTGATGTGGTGTCAGAGGGCTCACAACAGAGGGTGTAGTAGAATGTTTGGAGACAGAGGTCTGCAAGTTCAGCTGCTCTGCAGGTGGGCCTTTCGGGGAAGGAGCAGATTTGCTGAAGAGGGAGAGCAGGGCCTCTCTTTGGGCGGGCGTTTGGCTTGGCCGTCGGTAAGTATCTGGTTGTGGAATAGGAACATGAGGAGACCCAGAAAGACCGGCGGTAGCCTGGGGCTCTTCCCTATCCTTAGTCCGGATGGGTAGTATGTCCTCCTCCATAGCCGCTTTATCAGAGCGACGCAGTATCTGCGGCTGGAACGTCTTCGCTGGCTCCGGAGACTTTGCCTTCACAGGCCGAGGACGAGAGGTCTGAGCAGGAGGCATCTGTCTTGGGCTAGGAGTTTGCTCCCTCTTGGCACTTTGTGGCCTGGGCAAGATGGTAATGGGTGAAGCCAGAGGCTGCGTCTGCCGGTCTCGGCTACCTTGACGCCTCGAGTCATTCTTCTTCCTAGTCGATGACTTAGGGATTGCCTCAAATTGTGGCGTATTGAGTGGCCCGGATACCGTGGCGGATGTCCAAGCGCCTTTGGTTGCTTGTTGGTTAGTGCTTGAACCCGCGTTCGGACGCTGGAGGATCTGTTTCCTACCCGGGGATGCAGGATGCGCTGATAGCTCAGCGGGTCGCGAAGTAGCTGGCCCTGGAGATCCCTTCAACAAGCTAAGCAGCTGATCCTGATGGTGGGAAGCTTTGCGCTCATTCTTCTGTGGCGCCTCAGGTTGCGCTCCCAAGTTCGCAGTAGCGGTTTGCGGGGgctgtttcttctcgtctCTAAATACGTTCAATAACGCCAAAGAATGACTTGTAAGCTTCGGCGGAGGTAGATTGCTAGCAGGTGGTATGGCTGCGCCGTAAATCTGTGGAGGTTGCGCTGAATGCGAGAATTGAGGATCTCCCGTCCGCTGGtacggagctggagcaggacCCTGCCCAGGGATAGGATGGAATCCTGGTGGTAGCGGTGGCCTTTGCGGAGCGGGACGGCGTTGAGATGGATCGAACGCGCCTGGGTAGCCAGCGAGGATACCTGATGGGGGAGCTGCTGAGAACGCTGGCGGAATATGCGGTGGATGTTGATTTGCCGAGGAGAACGGGACCTGAGAAGGATCACGGTATGGCGGTGGAAAACGAGGCACATCTCCCATGGGCCCGACATACTGCTGAGGAAAACCGGGAAAGAATCCCGACGGCGGGTGTGGTCCAGGTCGATCCATGTGCGGTTGGGAGAGAGGATTACCTGAAGAACCGCTCCGCAGTAATTCCAGAAGAGCATGCGACTTGGACGAACTCTGATCGGCATTGAATAATTCTTggactggcgctggcgcAGGAAGACTAgcgttgatgttgaggaggCGCTTAAGGTGCGCAGATGCATCTTGAGATGATGCCACTTCAGGCAAGTCACTAGGAACGGCTGCTTCCAGAGGCACTTTGTTCGGCAGGTGACCGACATTGGTGGCCTGGAGACCTTCGTCCATTGAGAACTCGCCATCATTAAGAGCTTGGCCTGCATCCAGATGCGTTTTAGGatcgagcttcttctgctgcgcAATCCATTTCTTGAGCGGATGTAGGAAAGGCGCAACCATGTAGAATTTGTTCGCATTGGCAGCTGCCTGCCCTTGATCGTAttgcttgctcttcttcaaagTCGGCAGATCCGACAACTTCCACCATTCGATCTTACTGATCTCCTTCCTTGTCCGGGGCTCAAAGTAAGCGTCATGCAGCACGCCGCGGAAAACATATAGCCTCATGTGCTGTTCACGCATGGTGATCTCAATAAACTTAACGTTCTCATCGCCAGGGACCAGTCCTGCTTCCCGAATGTCGTAGCCAGTTTCCTCGTATACTTCACGAATGGCACAATCAAGATCCTTCTCGTCTTTATTGATTTTTCCTCGGGGAAAACTCCAATTCGCACCCTTCTTCCAACCCTTGACCAGGACGACTTCATCCATTTCTTGGTTTAACATAATGGCACCACGAACAGGAACTCGAGTCTTGTAGGCAAGAAACTCAGAAAATGCGGTCATGTGATGGTATTTGGACCAGCTGGCCATGAGCGGGCAATGCTGGAAAATCCGCAGAGCAAAAGCCTTCAGCGATAGCGAAGGAAGGCCCGGATCCAACGGCCGGATGAAATCTTCGTAGAACCATTGTGCCTCCTCGACTTGGAAACATATACGCTCAACTGATTCCAATTCTTCACGAGGCAGGTTTATAATAAAGCGGACGCACAAGTCATCTAGCCCTGTTCGCAATCGCTGTTAGTGAGCTGGTTCACGCCGAGAGGCGCGAAGGGAGGGGCATATCGCAGAATAACAAAACTTACAATCCTCCAGCTGCATTTTTGTTTCTGTCATATTGTAGAGCGTGCGATGACATCTCAAGACGGCTTACTGTGGCCGAGTGTTGCTTCGAAGGTCGTGGGTGAAAGCAAGCTGTTGACGTAGGCAGTCGTGCAGCTTCAAGGAGAGGTGCTTGGCGAAGCGCCAACCCTGAAGCGTACAGTTATTGGGTACACAGCGCTGGTGAGAAAGTCGTGGCTTGTCTGGTCGCGACAAACGCAAAAGTGGTTAGGCGAAAAAGGAGCGTCAGGTCGTCAGTTGCCGTGTAAGAGAAGTTGGGAGCTGGTGAGTCGGTGCAAGGTGGACCAGCTGAGCAGCCTAGGCAAGGCATCAAGGCAGCTAGCATGTGGCGTAAATCTTGCGCCACACCCCGCCACACCTGACTCATTATGGAAAACGCGAGAAATCTTTCCTATTAGTGCCCCTCATTTTCGCGGGTCGCCAGTCGTTATTCATGCGTTTTTTAGCCTCTTCAGTTAAGGCCTTCCGCGATATTTCCCCGTGTGCCTCCTGGAGACCTCTCATACGCACTCATTGGGAAATCCGGGCCACCAGCGTTCCCTACCGACACTTTCGTTTTTTCACTTCTCAGCCTTCACAAGGCGAATCAATAGACATGGCAACGAAGGAGGGGAAGTCAAATAAGTTGAGCTTCCAGCTCAAGACGCCCAAGGGCACGAGGGATTGTAAGCACTCCTGGCCCTTACCGCATTGGATTCCATTGCTAACTTCCGCCTGCACAGGGATTGGTGTTGATATGATCCTACGGTAACCATGCGATTACGAGTGTTTCCCACCGCGTGCGTCTCATTTACTTACGCTGTACCCACAGTGAATCGATCTTCAGCGCCATCAGCGAAGTGTTCAAACGCCACGGCGGTACCCAACTCGATACCCCGGTTTTCGAACTCAAGGAGATCCTGGCGGGCAAGTATGGCGAGGACTCTCGTCTGATTTATGATCTTGCCGACCAAGGTGGAGAGGACAGTGCGCTTAGATATGATTTGACGGTGCCGCTTGCGCGGTGGCTTGCAATGAACTCTTCGGTTCAGCACATTAAACGATATCAGATTGCCAAGGTGTATCGACGAGATCAACCGGTGAGTTGCTCATCTCGACAAGTTGGCAGAACTGCTGGTCACGGGCTAATGCATTGGGTTGTATAGGCAGTTGCAAAGGGGCGGATGCGCGAGTTCTACCAGTGTGACTTCGATATCGCCGGTTCTTACGACGCTATGATTCCCGATGCCGAGATCCTGAGAATAGTGGTGGAGGTCTTTGAAGCGCTTGGGATGCAGGATTATATCACGATTAAGCTCAACCACCGGAAGATCCTGGACGGATTATTTGGGGCCTGTGGGGTTCCCGAAGATAAAATTCGTTCGATAAGCTCGGCAGTTGACAAACTTGACAAGGTACGTCGATGTTTCCATTGCGTGGGAAACCCGCTGACCGGATTAGCTTCCATGGGACCAAGTCAAACttgagatggaagagaaaggaCTGGCATCTGAAGTTGCGGATAAGGTTGGAGAATACGTGAAGTTGAGCGGTGGCCGTGAAATTTTggacgccatcaaggccgACGAGCTTCTTTCCGCAAATGAGAATGTTAAGAAGGGCGCCGAGGATATGGAGCTTCTATTCAAGTATCTCGAGGCTTTCGACGTACTAGACAAGGTCTCTTTTGATCTTTCCCTTGCCCGAGGCTTGGATTACTACACTGGTCTGATTTACGAGGTTGTTACACCTCTTTCCTCCCCAGAAGGATTCGCCAAGTCCCAGAAGAAGTCCTCTAAGTCAAACGGCGATGATCCTAACGTCGGTGTGGGCAGTATTGCTGCAGGTGGACGCTACGATGACCTGGTCAACATGTTCAGCAAGAAGCGTCAGATCCCTTGTGTCGGCATCTCATTTGGTGTTGACCGAATTTTTACAATCATGAAGCAACGACTTGAGCAGGATGCCAAGGAAGGAAATTCTACTGTTCGCGCCAGCGAATCCGACGTCTTCGTCATGGCTTTCGGTGGAAAAGGTTTTAGTGGCATGCTCGTCGAGCGCATGTCTGTTGCCAATCAGCTGTGGAAGGCAGGCATCAAGACCGAATTTGCCCAATCAGTCAAGCCTAGGCTACCGCAGCAATTTAAGCTGGCTGAGGCAGGCGGCATCCCACTTGCTGTAATTCTCGGAGAGGACGAATTAGCAGTTGGCAAGGTCAAGCTAAAGGAGCTTGGTTTGCCAGAAGGTCACCCAGAAAAGGACGGTTATTTGGTCTCGAGGGAGAACCTAGTCGAAGAGGTtcagaagaagctgaacaagACCACGCTGCCGATTCGCTAAGTGGATGTCCACATATCCTTGCATTAGCAAACTAATGCTAAGTTAAGCATGTCGGAGCAAGATACCCGGCGAGGTTGGGAGGAACACAGGGCAGCTGGCTATCCTGATaagacgaaaaaaaaatagaatagatatCCAATCGTCATAGCacattttcttctttccccttcttccattGGAATTCTCGTGATTGTTCCTCTTCGATGAACACATCGCCCACGTGACCCGTTCCTGACGTCACCGCCCTCTCTGATTTGCAGACTGACAACATGGGAAGATGAATCAACATCATCGAACCCATGGACGATCAGGACGATGACGTCTAGAAGCCGGTTTGGTTTCGACCCTCACTGACGTATAAGGTCCTACACAAGCCGCCATgaatctatataatagccCCCCCTACCAAGCCCTTGGCCCAAGAAAGTGGCAAGATATTCACTCGAAGCACACAAAACAGATCAGTTTTAGTTGATTACCATTCTCCACACCTTTCACTTGGCATTGCTTCTATTCTAAAATGGCTACTCAAGCTATTCACAATGCATCCAGGGCCTTCTGGAGCGAGGTTGATGCTCTCCGAGGCGAGCAGCAGGCAGCTCAGACTACAGAACAGCGCGTTCCGCAGTCGTATAAAAAGGAGCCCATAGCTGGCGTCCAGGGCAAAGGAACCGTAAACGACCCATATGACGCAGGCAACCGAGATGGTAAGCATTACTTGTTCCATTGAGGCCAATCGGAAAGCTGACCCAACCTGCTTAGAACAACCGGAAGCCCCCATATCCAAAGAAAATACCGCTCCCGTTACAGAGCCTCTTTCCTCCATTACTCCCGGCACCGGcactggcgctggcgctaGTAGcggcactggcactggcacctTCCAGGACAAGTACCGGAGAGGCAGTGACAAGGCAACACTCGTAACCTCGGGCATTGGCCCTACAAACCCTACCACCGAACACCCTGCCCCTGTTTCAGGCATGGAGCATGCCTCTGCCCTTGGTGCAAAGAGCACTCAGAGAGATGAGGATCTGACCGGGTCTCGCTCTATCACTGATGAGCCTCAACCTACTATAGCTACCTCTAAACCCTCAGCCTCAACCTCTGCTGGGAcggccgccgccgcatcTACAACTGGGTCGACTGCTGCTGGAGGTTCATCCGAACAACGAAGCCAGCCTTCAACCTCACAATCCGCAACCCAGGACCAGAAAACCCCCGGTGACTCCAGTACTACTGGTGCTTCAACCTCACAGTCCGGGGCTCAGGGCACGGAAGGTACTCGCGGGTCTACCACTACTGGTACCTCAGTCTCACAGGCTCAGACCCAGGGCAAGGAAGGTGCCGGCGAGTCTAGCACTACTGGAACATCAGCGTCACAAGGCGGCAATCAAGGCGCCGGCGCCCAGAGTGCTGACGATGTTGCCGCTATGGCGAAAAAGAAGGGTGTCAGCGAGGAGACGCTCAGGGGCCCTAAAGTTTCCGCACCCCGGGAATCGTAcgaaaagcagaagaagttCAGTACTGCAGGATTGAAAGAGGGCGAATCGACATCCAAGCCTGGTTAGTAATCATTGCCACTGCTTCGTACTATCATATAGTATCTTTCCTATGTTCTGGGTTGAGGATATTGCTAACCACTGTTTCATTATAGAAGGGAAGTCTACTGAAAGCGGCCAGAAGGCCAGTGATACCAAGAATGCCAGTAATGGGAAGGACAGCGGTGTGCACCACCATAAGAGTGTGAAGGAGAAAATCACCGGCATGCTGCATCACCACTAAGCCTTCCTTTTCCGTGGGATTGCCGCTGTTAGTACCCGAGTAAGGCAGGGCATGGCCGTTAAATATGCACACGTTTCTACTTTTTGAGTTAATTGATACGCAGCGCTTCCATTATTTGTATTATAATAATCGATATGTATTATGAACCGTATGAATATACGTATATACAAGACTGAGTCATTATCATACCACCGTAGTTGTA encodes:
- a CDS encoding CaiB/BaiF CoA transferase family protein (COG:I;~EggNog:ENOG410PUUA;~InterPro:IPR023606,IPR003673;~PFAM:PF02515;~go_function: GO:0008410 - CoA-transferase activity [Evidence IEA]) is translated as MFARLSIPNPRCLSQRAIAGGVRCFSLSATRRSNANNQGPLAGITVVSLEQAIAAPFCTRQLADMGARVIKVERPGVGDFARNYDTRVNGLASHFVWTNRSKESLALDVKKPKDHEVLMRLLGKADVLVQNLAPGASARLGLSFQALKETHPSLIVCDISGYGQDGPYRDKKAYDLLVQSEAGMLSVTGTGKEPAKVGISIADIASGMYAYSNIIAAILQRSKSGRGSHIDISMLESMVEWMGFPMYYAFNGAPGPVPAGASHASIYPYGPFETGDGSVMLGIQNEREWANFCTIVLSQPELATDARFCNNSLRDKNRDALKDIICKSFADITSEEATRRLDKASIANANVNDMQGVWDHAQLRARGRWTEVQTPEGIVPALLPPGFSPEQEGFRARMDAVPKVGEHNESILAELGISK
- a CDS encoding putative cell cycle control protein (Cwf23) (COG:O;~EggNog:ENOG410QE0U;~InterPro:IPR001623,IPR036869,IPR012677,IPR018253;~PFAM:PF00226), with product MSTDDLKSHATSGTHDFYALLDISPAVASTEIRRAYRRTALKYHPDKITNPTQEDIDKFHLLQIANDVLSDPTVRQLYDNAREARERKKREHDMMDAAKRKMKDDLEARERAGAAGGVGAQRGVKRAWGAMGDDDTEEKLAREIERIAEDGRRRRREAEEKLRKEVEEDEKRLREEEEEKQRVKDRSSKRVDRSNEGGKNVPEQERAVKVRWVREGRGLDIDKDRLTVLFAPFGAIESVLVLKDRRQRLGDKKEKKTVATGVIVFASIVSAHTAVLDSEKFMHESLSRTASDWNVIDSVFWATGEQPELAGRNTGPASPQSQGQAAPSPKEQSAPASAPKPTFSFAGLKAAGSGGQSGKAPSFGSFASAAGGSKPAPPAESANGVKTPSLEEVTLMRLKNAQREKERKAMEEQLRKEDEAADAAEDAATRG
- the CAF17 gene encoding YgfZ/GcvT domain-containing protein (BUSCO:EOG092620V3;~COG:E;~EggNog:ENOG410PKK6;~InterPro:IPR017703,IPR027266;~go_function: GO:0005515 - protein binding [Evidence IEA]) — encoded protein: MMRRTTLPQSICTRCSIQWRSLSTQQPRAPPSPPQAGYARLTNRGLISITGVDSTTFLQGLVTQNMFIANDPNRRVRHTGTYAAFLNSHGRILNDAFVYPLPPTEAASPDEPAWLVEVDKDAVPKLLKHLKKHKLRAKLKLRALDEGERTVWASWKDHSEPRWAAYNLESPTSSPFPSEASIVGCVDTRAPGFGSRLIIPGAEDLRAHFPDETQVAGSEVGLDGYTVRRILHGVAEGQAEVVGESALPLEYNMDMMKGVDFRKGCYVGQELTIRTHHRGVVRKRVLPVQLYEGDISTDLSSDVPVYDPSVELSLPPSGSNISKIGPRKGRSAGKFLGGIGNIGLALCRLEMMTDIALTGEATQFSPDQEFKISWDGSETPDAPESGEVKIKPIVPSWTRDFIEAGGAKANDTNREGHRAKDYVDQLEEEGAQR
- the DCP2 gene encoding decapping enzyme complex catalytic subunit DCP2 (COG:A;~EggNog:ENOG410PJA5;~InterPro:IPR007722,IPR036189,IPR020084,IPR000086, IPR015797,IPR044099;~PFAM:PF05026,PF00293;~antiSMASH:Cluster_1.15;~go_function: GO:0003723 - RNA binding [Evidence IEA];~go_function: GO:0016787 - hydrolase activity [Evidence IEA];~go_function: GO:0030145 - manganese ion binding [Evidence IEA];~go_function: GO:0050072 - m7G(5')pppN diphosphatase activity [Evidence IEA];~go_process: GO:0000184 - nuclear-transcribed mRNA catabolic process, nonsense-mediated decay [Evidence IEA];~go_process: GO:0000290 - deadenylation-dependent decapping of nuclear-transcribed mRNA [Evidence IEA]), with product MTETKMQLEDWLDDLCVRFIINLPREELESVERICFQVEEAQWFYEDFIRPLDPGLPSLSLKAFALRIFQHCPLMASWSKYHHMTAFSEFLAYKTRVPVRGAIMLNQEMDEVVLVKGWKKGANWSFPRGKINKDEKDLDCAIREVYEETGYDIREAGLVPGDENVKFIEITMREQHMRLYVFRGVLHDAYFEPRTRKEISKIEWWKLSDLPTLKKSKQYDQGQAAANANKFYMVAPFLHPLKKWIAQQKKLDPKTHLDAGQALNDGEFSMDEGLQATNVGHLPNKVPLEAAVPSDLPEVASSQDASAHLKRLLNINASLPAPAPVQELFNADQSSSKSHALLELLRSGSSGNPLSQPHMDRPGPHPPSGFFPGFPQQYVGPMGDVPRFPPPYRDPSQVPFSSANQHPPHIPPAFSAAPPSGILAGYPGAFDPSQRRPAPQRPPLPPGFHPIPGQGPAPAPYQRTGDPQFSHSAQPPQIYGAAIPPASNLPPPKLTSHSLALLNVFRDEKKQPPQTATANLGAQPEAPQKNERKASHHQDQLLSLLKGSPGPATSRPAELSAHPASPGRKQILQRPNAGSSTNQQATKGAWTSATVSGPLNTPQFEAIPKSSTRKKNDSRRQGSRDRQTQPLASPITILPRPQSAKREQTPSPRQMPPAQTSRPRPVKAKSPEPAKTFQPQILRRSDKAAMEEDILPIRTKDREEPQATAGLSGSPHVPIPQPDTYRRPSQTPAQREALLSLFSKSAPSPKGPPAEQLNLQTSVSKHSTTPSVVSPLTPHHHPAGNGVPSDQGSSIDRVASPANKAFLLGFLEGVAKGSK